In the Staphylococcus sp. IVB6240 genome, one interval contains:
- a CDS encoding fructose-1,6-bisphosphatase: MYSTKEEELKKQYLDLLAEKYDSEEKVATELISLASILELPKGTEHFVSDLHGEYHAFQHVLRNGSGNIQSKIHDIFEERLSEDDINELIALVYYPEDKIKLIKANFDSKEARNEWYERTIHLLLELVTFTSSKYTRSKLRKALPKQFVFIIEELLYKTNRYNNKSNYYSTIIHQVIELNQADKLIIGLANTIQRLVVDHLHVVGDIYDRGPHPGKIMDTLIDYHSVDIQWGNHDVLWMGAYAGSKVCLANLLRICARYDNLDIIEDAYGINLRPLLTLAEKYYDDNPAFRPKKHPEKTPSASEQLQITKIHQAIAMIQFKLEGPIIKRRPEFDMDSRLLLDKVNYREQTLELNGTVYPLENTCFKTVDPRNPTALLEEEQEVMDRLIIAFQESEKLRRHIDFLMKKGNLYLRYNGNLLIHGCIPVDESGEMEGMVIDGQYASGRELIDAFETHVRHAYEHLDEQDDISTDLVWYLWTGKYSSLFGKRAMTTFERYFIKDKSTHKEEKNPYYHLREQESYVKSMLKEFDMDPEQGRIINGHTPVKERDGEDPIKANGKMLVIDGGFSKAYQSTTGIAGYTLLYNSFGMQLVAHQQFNSKENVLETGEDELSIRRVVDEELERKMIKDTNKGVELQKEIDMLKELMTYRYMK; encoded by the coding sequence ATGTATTCAACTAAAGAAGAAGAACTCAAGAAGCAATATCTCGACTTACTTGCTGAAAAATATGATTCAGAAGAAAAAGTCGCAACTGAGTTGATTAGTTTAGCGTCTATTTTAGAGTTACCTAAAGGGACAGAACACTTTGTCAGCGACTTACACGGGGAATATCATGCATTCCAACACGTGTTACGCAATGGTTCTGGTAACATCCAATCAAAAATACACGACATTTTTGAAGAACGTCTTTCTGAAGATGACATCAATGAGTTGATTGCTTTAGTTTACTATCCCGAAGATAAAATTAAATTAATTAAAGCTAACTTTGACTCTAAAGAAGCACGTAACGAGTGGTATGAACGTACAATTCACTTATTATTAGAATTAGTGACATTCACTTCTTCAAAATATACACGCTCAAAATTGAGAAAAGCTTTACCAAAGCAATTCGTCTTTATTATTGAAGAATTGTTGTATAAAACAAACCGCTACAACAATAAGAGTAACTATTACTCAACAATTATTCACCAAGTCATTGAATTAAATCAGGCAGACAAGTTGATCATTGGCCTTGCTAATACGATTCAAAGACTTGTCGTCGATCACCTACATGTGGTCGGAGATATTTATGACCGTGGGCCTCACCCGGGCAAAATTATGGACACGTTGATTGACTATCATTCTGTCGATATTCAATGGGGGAACCACGATGTTTTATGGATGGGGGCCTATGCCGGTTCTAAAGTATGTCTTGCTAACTTATTGCGTATCTGCGCACGTTATGACAACTTAGATATTATTGAGGATGCATATGGCATTAACTTGCGACCATTACTTACATTGGCAGAAAAATACTATGATGATAACCCTGCCTTCCGTCCAAAAAAGCATCCTGAAAAAACACCATCGGCATCTGAACAACTACAAATTACTAAGATTCATCAAGCAATTGCAATGATTCAATTTAAACTTGAAGGACCGATCATTAAACGTCGCCCTGAATTTGATATGGATTCCCGTCTGTTACTAGACAAAGTCAACTATCGTGAACAAACACTTGAATTGAACGGTACTGTCTATCCATTAGAAAATACATGTTTCAAAACGGTTGACCCACGCAATCCGACGGCACTTTTAGAAGAAGAACAAGAAGTGATGGATCGCTTGATTATTGCTTTCCAAGAGTCAGAAAAGTTACGCCGTCATATCGACTTCTTAATGAAAAAAGGGAATCTTTACTTGCGTTATAACGGCAACCTCCTCATTCATGGTTGTATTCCTGTGGATGAGTCTGGCGAAATGGAAGGCATGGTCATTGATGGACAATATGCCTCAGGTCGTGAACTGATTGATGCTTTTGAAACACATGTACGCCATGCTTATGAACACTTAGATGAACAAGATGATATTTCTACAGACTTAGTATGGTACTTATGGACCGGGAAATATTCATCACTCTTTGGTAAACGTGCCATGACAACATTTGAACGTTACTTCATTAAAGATAAATCGACACATAAGGAAGAAAAAAATCCTTACTATCATTTACGTGAGCAGGAATCTTATGTGAAGTCAATGTTAAAAGAATTTGATATGGACCCTGAACAAGGTCGTATTATCAATGGCCATACACCTGTCAAAGAGCGTGATGGCGAGGATCCAATTAAAGCCAACGGTAAGATGCTTGTTATTGATGGTGGCTTCTCAAAAGCTTACCAATCTACAACAGGGATTGCCGGCTACACATTGCTCTATAATTCATTTGGTATGCAACTTGTAGCCCATCAACAATTCAACTCGAAAGAAAATGTCCTCGAAACCGGTGAGGATGAATTATCTATTCGTCGTGTTGTTGATGAAGAACTCGAACGAAAAATGATTAAAGATACAAATAAGGGCGTTGAATTACAAAAAGAGATTGATATGTTAAAAGAACTGATGACATATCGCTATATGAAATAA
- a CDS encoding sodium:alanine symporter family protein has protein sequence MVEILEKISGVLWGAPSLILLSGTGLFLTFVLKGMQFTKLLHAFKLAFIPDKSQEESEGDISNFKALMTSLAGMIGNGNIAGVATAVTLGGPGAVFWMWVVGLLGMTTKYAEALLAMKYREQNANGEYSSGPMYYIEKGLGSRFKFLAVAFAMFGAFAALGIGNSVQSNTIADVMTNSFNVSGFITGIILAILISLIIFGGLKRISNVAGVFVPMMAIFYIGAAVTIILINYDKIIPAFGLIFEYAFTPVSAAGGFTGIMVMQAVQNGVSKGIFSNEAGLGTVALISGNAKSGHPAIQALVAMTGTFIVTIVVCTMTALVLLVTGYWDPSGGLLSGVTHDPKLEAGALTSVAFGSSLGVVGEYVVSLSVIFFGFSTIIAWFVYGAKCFEYLFGVKYVMLYGVVYVAATFLGTVADLRTVWLFADVANALMMIPNLIGILLLYKVIKQETEDYFKPSLRKAS, from the coding sequence ATGGTAGAAATCCTAGAGAAAATTAGTGGTGTCTTATGGGGGGCACCAAGTTTAATTTTACTATCTGGGACAGGTCTATTTTTGACTTTCGTCTTAAAAGGCATGCAGTTCACAAAGTTACTACATGCTTTCAAACTTGCTTTTATACCGGATAAAAGCCAAGAGGAAAGCGAAGGAGACATTAGTAACTTTAAAGCTTTAATGACATCACTTGCCGGAATGATCGGGAACGGTAATATCGCAGGGGTCGCGACTGCCGTTACACTTGGTGGACCAGGTGCTGTATTCTGGATGTGGGTTGTAGGTTTACTCGGTATGACAACAAAGTATGCCGAAGCTTTATTGGCCATGAAATATCGTGAGCAAAATGCCAATGGCGAATATTCAAGTGGACCAATGTACTACATTGAAAAGGGCCTTGGTTCTCGTTTCAAATTTTTAGCAGTTGCCTTTGCGATGTTTGGCGCTTTTGCTGCATTAGGTATTGGTAACAGCGTACAATCTAATACGATTGCTGACGTCATGACAAATTCATTTAATGTGAGTGGCTTTATTACGGGGATTATTTTAGCCATTCTTATCTCATTAATTATCTTTGGCGGACTAAAACGTATTAGTAACGTAGCGGGAGTCTTTGTACCGATGATGGCCATCTTCTATATCGGTGCTGCTGTCACAATTATTTTGATTAATTATGACAAAATCATCCCAGCATTTGGTTTAATCTTTGAATATGCATTCACACCTGTATCAGCTGCAGGGGGCTTTACAGGTATTATGGTAATGCAAGCCGTTCAAAACGGTGTATCAAAAGGGATTTTCTCAAACGAAGCTGGTTTAGGTACTGTGGCGTTAATCTCAGGTAACGCGAAGTCAGGTCATCCTGCTATTCAAGCACTTGTAGCGATGACAGGTACATTCATCGTAACAATCGTTGTATGCACGATGACTGCTCTTGTATTACTTGTAACAGGTTACTGGGATCCAAGTGGTGGCTTGTTATCAGGTGTTACACATGATCCAAAATTAGAAGCAGGTGCTTTAACAAGTGTAGCCTTTGGTTCTAGTCTTGGTGTCGTTGGTGAATATGTTGTTTCACTATCTGTTATCTTCTTTGGTTTCTCAACAATTATTGCATGGTTCGTATACGGTGCGAAATGTTTCGAATACTTATTCGGTGTCAAATACGTCATGTTATACGGCGTTGTTTATGTAGCAGCTACTTTCTTAGGAACTGTTGCAGATTTACGTACGGTATGGCTTTTCGCCGATGTTGCCAATGCATTGATGATGATTCCAAACTTAATTGGTATCTTACTTTTATACAAAGTGATCAAACAAGAAACAGAAGATTACTTCAAACCATCTTTGCGTAAAGCATCATAA
- a CDS encoding ABC transporter ATP-binding protein: MARQTKEVVQLSAKEQWQVLLRLLKYTLPFKKLIALALVTLSISIAASMSIPYIVKVFIDEYLLQSRLSNQQVIGLLIAFIVIQIVGAITTYLSVYYLQYLALKVIQQLRIDAFHDITRLGMAFFDKTPSGSIVSRLTNDTEAIIEMLTGVLTSFLQAFLMIIASFVMMFVLDIRVAFFALIFVPIIVVILALYRKFASVYFNETRQRLSDLNAKLAESIEGIKIIQVFNQQQRLREEFGAINESHYEKSMKTIQLDSLMLRPAMTMLATFATVMILGYFGVLSFSETVTAGVIYAFIQYMQRFFEPINQVSQNLNIFQQAIVSASRVFKMMDNETLAPVQKEEHNKAIQQGRIEFKNVSFSYDGTNDVLYNISFTAEPGQTVALVGHTGSGKSTIANLFMRFYEFERGDILIDGVSIKSYTQKTLKQSIGLVLQDPFIFYGTVASNIRLYHPTMTFEQVEAAAKFVHAHDFIMQLSDGYDHQVIEQGRAFSSGQRQLIAFARTMAMDPKILLLDEATANIDSETEEAIQESLAKMRHGRTTLAIAHRLSTIQDADQILVLNKGVIAERGTHDELIAQRGIYYNLYQLQLRGELL; the protein is encoded by the coding sequence ATGGCGAGACAGACTAAAGAAGTCGTACAATTATCTGCAAAAGAACAATGGCAAGTCCTTTTAAGACTTCTGAAATATACATTGCCATTTAAAAAATTGATTGCCCTAGCTTTAGTGACACTCAGTATTTCGATTGCTGCGAGTATGAGTATTCCATATATTGTGAAGGTTTTTATTGATGAATATTTATTACAATCAAGATTGTCGAATCAACAAGTGATTGGCCTTCTGATTGCTTTTATCGTTATACAAATCGTTGGGGCTATTACAACATATTTAAGTGTGTATTACTTACAATATCTTGCACTTAAAGTTATTCAGCAGCTACGTATTGATGCTTTCCATGACATTACACGATTGGGTATGGCATTTTTTGATAAAACGCCAAGTGGTAGTATTGTTTCAAGATTAACGAATGATACGGAAGCCATTATTGAAATGCTTACAGGTGTGTTGACGTCATTTTTACAAGCATTCCTAATGATTATAGCAAGTTTTGTCATGATGTTTGTACTAGATATTCGAGTGGCATTTTTTGCCCTAATATTTGTTCCAATCATTGTGGTGATACTCGCACTGTATCGTAAGTTTGCATCTGTGTACTTCAATGAAACACGTCAGCGTTTATCTGACTTGAATGCGAAGTTAGCAGAATCTATTGAAGGCATTAAAATCATTCAAGTATTCAATCAGCAACAACGTTTACGAGAAGAATTCGGTGCGATTAATGAATCACATTATGAAAAATCAATGAAGACAATTCAATTGGATAGCTTGATGTTACGTCCGGCTATGACGATGTTGGCGACCTTTGCAACGGTCATGATATTAGGTTACTTCGGTGTTTTGAGCTTTAGTGAAACAGTCACTGCTGGTGTGATTTATGCATTTATTCAATATATGCAACGCTTTTTTGAACCGATTAACCAAGTGAGTCAGAACTTGAATATCTTTCAACAAGCGATTGTTTCTGCAAGTCGTGTTTTCAAGATGATGGATAATGAAACACTTGCACCCGTACAAAAAGAAGAACATAATAAAGCAATTCAACAAGGGCGTATTGAATTTAAAAATGTGAGCTTTAGTTATGATGGTACAAATGATGTGCTATATAACATTTCATTCACAGCAGAACCTGGTCAAACAGTCGCATTAGTGGGACATACAGGATCAGGGAAAAGTACGATTGCAAACTTATTTATGCGGTTCTATGAGTTTGAACGTGGAGATATTTTAATCGATGGTGTATCGATTAAATCATATACGCAGAAGACGTTGAAACAAAGTATCGGGTTGGTATTACAAGATCCATTTATCTTTTATGGCACGGTTGCATCGAACATTCGACTATATCATCCAACCATGACATTTGAACAAGTAGAAGCAGCAGCGAAGTTTGTACATGCGCATGACTTTATTATGCAGTTGTCGGATGGTTATGATCATCAAGTAATTGAACAAGGACGTGCGTTTTCAAGTGGTCAGCGTCAATTGATTGCTTTTGCGCGTACGATGGCGATGGATCCTAAGATTTTATTATTGGATGAAGCTACAGCGAATATTGATTCTGAAACAGAGGAAGCGATTCAGGAATCCTTAGCTAAAATGCGTCATGGCCGAACAACATTAGCGATTGCTCACCGTCTCTCTACTATTCAAGATGCAGATCAAATCCTCGTATTGAATAAAGGTGTGATTGCTGAAAGAGGGACTCACGATGAATTGATTGCACAACGGGGGATTTACTACAACTTATATCAACTGCAACTAAGAGGAGAACTACTATAG
- a CDS encoding ABC transporter transmembrane domain-containing protein — MKVFRDLSWFFKQERKRYVIALVAMIITTFCSLVPPRMIGFVIDHITEGTLTPRLLTICLLIMMGLGVLIYLLRFVSRMQLFGASAKLGRILRERLYEKYTRMSPSFYQQYRTGDLMAHATNDIRAVQSSAGIGVLTISDALITGGMTLAMMAITVSPKLTLIAILPLPILVLATNYYGRLLHETFKKAQAAFSQLNDKTQESISGIKVTKSFGYEDDDEADFRELSDEVVGKNMRVAKIDALFDPTIQLVLGASYLLSMVFGAIMTLNGEISIGELVTFTTYLNMLVWPLLALGFFFNIVQRGHASYDRIRQIESVENDVKMVADTQAAPSGDIVFKLDHFQFPDEQSPRLHDVHFTLKEGMTLGIVGSTGSGKSLLLRLLLREFDTEGAEDIQYGGRAIRHYDIDELRARFGYVPQEHFLFSTTIRGNIAFSQPDISDEVLYHASQMSHIHRDIMALPDGYDTVVGERGVSLSGGQKQRISIARALIKAPDVLILDDALSAVDAETEAAILHNLKETRQGKTNIITAHRMSAVMHADMILVMREGTIVERGTHDELLAQDGWYAETFHAQAMQARYKEDLTQQVERGGQDGETD; from the coding sequence TTGAAAGTATTTAGAGATTTAAGCTGGTTTTTTAAACAGGAGAGAAAGCGATATGTTATCGCATTGGTCGCAATGATTATTACGACTTTTTGTAGTTTAGTACCACCAAGAATGATTGGTTTTGTAATTGACCATATTACAGAAGGGACATTGACACCAAGATTATTAACGATATGTCTACTGATTATGATGGGGTTAGGGGTACTGATCTATTTATTACGCTTTGTGTCACGTATGCAATTATTTGGTGCTAGTGCAAAGTTAGGACGTATTTTACGTGAACGTCTGTATGAAAAATATACGCGTATGAGTCCCTCTTTTTACCAACAATATCGAACAGGGGATTTGATGGCACACGCCACAAACGATATTCGTGCGGTACAAAGTTCAGCAGGGATTGGGGTCTTAACGATTAGTGATGCACTGATCACAGGGGGCATGACACTCGCGATGATGGCAATCACAGTAAGTCCCAAATTGACACTGATCGCAATCTTACCGCTGCCTATTCTCGTGTTGGCTACAAACTATTATGGCCGTTTATTACATGAGACATTCAAGAAAGCACAGGCTGCCTTCAGTCAATTGAATGATAAAACGCAGGAAAGTATTTCGGGTATTAAAGTCACGAAGTCCTTTGGCTATGAAGATGATGATGAAGCGGATTTCCGTGAGTTAAGTGATGAAGTTGTTGGAAAAAATATGCGTGTTGCAAAAATAGATGCGCTTTTTGATCCAACCATTCAACTTGTGCTTGGTGCGAGTTACTTACTCAGTATGGTGTTTGGTGCCATCATGACACTCAATGGCGAAATCTCAATTGGTGAATTAGTCACATTCACAACATACTTAAATATGCTTGTTTGGCCGCTATTAGCACTTGGTTTCTTTTTTAATATTGTACAGCGTGGTCACGCCTCATATGATCGTATACGTCAAATAGAAAGTGTTGAGAATGATGTGAAAATGGTGGCCGATACACAGGCTGCACCATCGGGGGATATTGTGTTCAAGTTAGATCATTTCCAATTTCCTGATGAACAGTCGCCAAGACTACATGATGTTCACTTTACATTAAAAGAGGGCATGACATTAGGGATTGTCGGCAGCACTGGTTCTGGAAAAAGTCTGCTGTTACGCCTCTTATTACGTGAATTTGATACAGAGGGAGCAGAGGATATTCAATATGGTGGGCGTGCGATTCGTCATTATGACATTGATGAACTACGCGCACGATTTGGTTATGTTCCACAAGAACACTTTTTATTTTCAACAACAATACGTGGCAATATCGCCTTTAGTCAACCGGATATATCAGATGAAGTATTGTATCATGCTAGTCAGATGAGTCATATTCACCGTGATATTATGGCGCTACCAGACGGATACGATACAGTTGTTGGTGAGCGTGGTGTGTCATTATCTGGTGGACAGAAACAACGTATTTCTATTGCACGTGCATTGATCAAAGCACCGGATGTACTCATTTTAGATGATGCGTTATCTGCTGTAGATGCTGAGACGGAAGCAGCCATACTGCATAACTTAAAAGAGACACGTCAAGGCAAGACAAATATTATTACAGCACATCGTATGAGTGCAGTGATGCATGCGGATATGATTCTCGTAATGCGCGAAGGAACTATTGTTGAGCGCGGTACACATGATGAACTCCTTGCACAAGATGGCTGGTATGCGGAAACGTTTCATGCACAAGCAATGCAAGCCCGCTACAAAGAAGATTTAACACAGCAAGTAGAAAGGGGTGGTCAAGATGGCGAGACAGACTAA
- a CDS encoding 6-carboxytetrahydropterin synthase, producing the protein MSQFDHLQAPKTFAFHQSPVHVLKHYQFTCDNRIYFTNQAYINLPNHTYQLELAFQATTNTQGIAVDFHEIDKLYRTHLAPYLDGQLLNDTLPEMSTTAENIAYWIWQQLTAVLPSDVMLHTLVLKETPEQGIKLTHDLLT; encoded by the coding sequence ATGTCTCAATTTGATCATCTACAAGCACCCAAGACATTCGCATTCCATCAGTCACCTGTACACGTGCTAAAACATTACCAATTCACATGTGATAATCGTATTTATTTTACAAATCAGGCATATATCAACCTGCCGAACCATACGTATCAATTAGAACTTGCATTTCAAGCAACCACGAACACACAAGGTATCGCCGTCGACTTCCATGAGATTGACAAACTTTATCGCACGCATTTAGCGCCTTACCTTGACGGGCAACTACTAAATGACACGCTTCCAGAGATGAGTACAACAGCGGAAAATATTGCCTATTGGATATGGCAGCAACTAACGGCTGTTCTGCCAAGTGATGTCATGTTACATACACTCGTTTTAAAAGAAACACCCGAACAAGGCATCAAACTCACACATGATCTACTCACTTAA
- the trpA gene encoding tryptophan synthase subunit alpha produces MPKQFVAYIMGDQHFIENLKTLERTGADFVEIGIPFSDPVADGPVIMAAGQHAIQQGMTAQRILEMLKAHQNELQVKYLLMTYMHTVEAYGEADFIRDAEAAGVYGLIIPDMPAEYISAMKERYPERKVKLISLIAMTANTKRIESIARQAEGFIYTVTMNQITGQNGEFHPELREKLALIQQNSTVPVFTGFGIRTPEQVKQLSTVADGIIIGSEIVKRFDSEGQAEVEAYLTSIRRALDEA; encoded by the coding sequence ATGCCTAAACAATTTGTAGCCTATATTATGGGAGACCAACACTTTATTGAAAACTTAAAAACATTAGAGCGTACGGGTGCTGATTTTGTCGAAATTGGGATTCCATTCTCTGACCCAGTTGCAGATGGTCCAGTGATTATGGCGGCAGGTCAACATGCAATTCAACAAGGGATGACAGCGCAACGCATATTAGAAATGTTAAAAGCACATCAAAATGAATTACAAGTAAAGTATTTATTGATGACTTATATGCATACGGTGGAAGCATATGGTGAGGCAGACTTTATTCGTGATGCAGAAGCAGCGGGGGTATATGGCTTGATTATTCCTGATATGCCAGCAGAATATATTTCAGCAATGAAGGAACGTTACCCAGAACGAAAGGTGAAGTTGATTTCATTAATTGCCATGACAGCCAATACTAAGCGCATTGAAAGTATTGCGCGTCAGGCAGAAGGCTTTATTTATACGGTAACGATGAATCAAATTACTGGGCAGAATGGAGAATTTCATCCAGAGTTACGAGAAAAGTTAGCGTTAATTCAACAAAATAGTACAGTGCCTGTCTTCACAGGATTTGGAATTCGAACACCAGAGCAGGTGAAGCAGTTAAGTACGGTGGCAGATGGTATTATTATCGGCAGTGAAATTGTAAAACGCTTTGATTCGGAGGGGCAGGCGGAAGTAGAAGCTTATTTAACAAGTATCCGACGGGCACTGGATGAAGCTTAA
- the trpB gene encoding tryptophan synthase subunit beta — protein sequence MTKIQLHADEQGFFGQYGGRYVPETLMPAILELKAAYEEAKEDKEFQAEYHRYLKEYVGRESPLTYAASLTEKLGGAKIYLKREDLNHTGAHKINNALGQALLARRMGKKKLVAETGAGQHGVASATVAALFDMELIVFMGEEDIKRQQLNVFRMELLGAKVVSVTDGQGTLSDAVNKALQYWVAHVDDTHYLLGSALGPDPFPTMVRDFQRVIGDEIKTAVLEREGRLPDAVVACIGGGSNAIGTFYPFIEDEDVKLYGVEAAGEGAETNRHALALNCGDVGVLHGSKMYIIQDDNQQIAQAHSISAGLDYPGVGPEHSYYHEIGRVDYVHATDDEAMQALIRFSQAEGIIPAIESAHAISYVEKLAPQMSKDEIIVVTVSGRGDKDMETIRSYIKEQEGDTHA from the coding sequence ATGACAAAAATACAATTACATGCAGACGAACAAGGATTTTTTGGTCAATATGGTGGACGTTATGTACCAGAAACATTGATGCCAGCAATTTTAGAATTAAAAGCAGCATATGAAGAAGCTAAAGAGGATAAAGAATTTCAAGCAGAATATCATCGTTATTTAAAAGAATATGTTGGGCGTGAGTCCCCATTGACATATGCAGCCTCATTGACTGAGAAATTAGGCGGTGCAAAAATCTATTTAAAACGTGAGGATCTCAATCATACTGGTGCGCATAAAATTAATAATGCACTTGGACAAGCGTTACTGGCACGACGCATGGGTAAGAAGAAGCTCGTTGCTGAGACGGGTGCAGGTCAACATGGTGTCGCAAGTGCCACTGTTGCGGCATTGTTTGATATGGAATTGATTGTATTTATGGGTGAGGAAGATATTAAACGTCAGCAGTTAAATGTTTTTCGTATGGAGTTACTTGGCGCAAAAGTGGTTTCTGTAACGGATGGCCAAGGCACGTTATCTGATGCAGTGAACAAGGCATTGCAATACTGGGTGGCACATGTCGATGATACACATTACTTGTTAGGTTCGGCACTTGGACCGGATCCATTTCCAACGATGGTACGTGACTTTCAACGTGTCATTGGTGATGAAATTAAAACAGCAGTATTAGAACGAGAAGGACGTTTACCAGACGCGGTGGTTGCATGTATCGGAGGTGGCTCTAATGCGATTGGCACATTCTACCCATTCATTGAAGATGAGGATGTAAAACTGTATGGTGTAGAAGCGGCTGGAGAAGGGGCTGAAACCAATCGTCATGCACTTGCTTTGAACTGTGGAGATGTCGGCGTATTACACGGTTCAAAGATGTATATCATTCAAGATGACAATCAACAAATCGCACAAGCACATTCTATCTCAGCTGGGTTAGACTACCCTGGTGTGGGACCTGAACATAGTTATTACCATGAAATTGGGCGTGTCGATTATGTGCATGCGACAGACGATGAAGCGATGCAAGCACTGATTCGTTTCTCACAAGCAGAAGGCATTATTCCTGCAATTGAAAGTGCACATGCAATTAGCTACGTAGAAAAACTTGCACCACAAATGTCAAAAGACGAGATAATTGTAGTGACGGTGTCTGGACGTGGGGATAAAGATATGGAAACTATTCGCTCATATATCAAAGAACAAGAGGGGGATACGCATGCCTAA
- a CDS encoding phosphoribosylanthranilate isomerase produces the protein MYVKYCGFTRQQDVQVACDCEVDAIGFIMYPPSARYVDLTTIKQLTESVPESIDRVAVTVNMPLYMIEKLLNETRINTVQLHGNEPVSYIKYLKAKYPHIQIFKALQGTESLKQQFLKFEPYVDKLLVDTPTEAYGGAGTTFDWRVLTGVPLDKVLIAGGLNQETLSALLKQVPHVNGIDIASGIESERKGYKSKDKMIAIKHLIGGI, from the coding sequence ATGTATGTGAAGTACTGTGGATTTACGCGTCAACAAGATGTTCAAGTAGCTTGTGACTGTGAAGTCGATGCGATTGGCTTTATCATGTATCCACCGAGTGCACGTTATGTAGATTTGACAACGATCAAGCAGCTTACCGAAAGCGTACCTGAATCCATCGATCGTGTCGCAGTGACAGTAAATATGCCACTTTATATGATAGAGAAGCTATTGAATGAAACACGTATCAATACAGTACAATTGCACGGTAATGAACCTGTTTCATACATCAAGTATTTAAAGGCAAAGTATCCACACATTCAGATTTTCAAAGCACTTCAAGGAACTGAGTCACTCAAACAACAATTTTTAAAATTTGAACCATATGTCGACAAATTATTAGTGGATACACCGACTGAAGCATATGGTGGTGCAGGGACAACATTTGATTGGCGTGTATTAACGGGAGTGCCATTAGATAAAGTCCTTATTGCAGGGGGATTGAATCAAGAGACACTATCCGCACTACTTAAACAAGTACCTCACGTGAATGGGATAGATATCGCCAGTGGTATTGAAAGTGAACGAAAAGGATATAAATCAAAAGATAAAATGATTGCGATTAAACACTTAATAGGGGGCATTTAG
- the trpC gene encoding indole-3-glycerol phosphate synthase TrpC, whose translation MTILDDIVVYKRKLLASGYYEKLQEQLPHIDVRHKPTLSSLIAQDEQMAVIAEVKSKSPSVSDIPPRNLEDQVATYTEAGASAISILTDEQYFGGSFERLVTLTQQTSLPVLCKDFMIDKKQIDVAHQAGASIILLIVNILSDTELASLHEYAQSKGLEVLVEVHDREELARALKIQPTFVGVNNRDLRTFKTDVKHTADILTSHQPGIHYISESGIRTAEDVSQVARVGAEGILVGETLMKADDVGETLRSLKVLKGVH comes from the coding sequence ATGACGATATTAGATGACATTGTTGTATATAAAAGGAAGTTATTAGCGTCAGGATATTATGAAAAGCTACAAGAACAGTTACCACATATTGATGTACGTCATAAACCGACATTATCATCACTGATTGCCCAAGATGAACAGATGGCTGTCATTGCGGAAGTAAAGTCGAAAAGTCCATCGGTATCAGATATCCCACCTCGCAATTTGGAAGATCAAGTGGCAACTTATACAGAAGCTGGCGCATCAGCTATTTCTATTTTGACGGATGAACAGTATTTTGGCGGAAGCTTTGAACGCTTAGTGACATTGACACAACAAACCTCTTTACCTGTGCTATGTAAAGATTTCATGATTGATAAGAAACAAATTGATGTGGCACATCAAGCAGGTGCTTCGATTATATTATTGATTGTTAATATTCTATCTGATACTGAACTTGCGTCACTTCATGAATATGCACAAAGTAAGGGACTCGAAGTGCTTGTAGAAGTACATGATCGAGAAGAATTAGCAAGAGCTTTGAAAATACAACCAACTTTTGTAGGTGTCAATAATAGAGATTTAAGAACATTTAAGACGGATGTAAAACATACAGCAGATATTTTAACATCACATCAACCAGGGATTCATTATATTTCAGAAAGTGGCATACGTACCGCAGAAGATGTATCTCAAGTAGCACGTGTCGGTGCAGAGGGAATATTGGTCGGTGAAACCTTGATGAAGGCAGATGATGTAGGTGAAACGTTGCGTAGCTTGAAAGTACTGAAGGGAGTGCATTAG